One window of the Candidatus Methylomirabilota bacterium genome contains the following:
- a CDS encoding serine hydrolase: GLLIHRGGRWQGKEVLPAAWIRAMRAPCAINPEYGLLWWLNTGRRQFPSASESCYAAYGAGSNVIFIDPEHDLVAVVRWIDKASLDGFVKLLVESVRS, from the coding sequence GGCCTGCTGATCCATCGCGGCGGCCGCTGGCAGGGGAAGGAGGTCCTGCCCGCGGCGTGGATCCGCGCGATGCGCGCGCCGTGCGCGATCAATCCCGAGTACGGTCTGCTCTGGTGGCTCAACACCGGGCGCCGCCAGTTCCCGAGCGCGTCGGAGTCCTGCTACGCCGCGTACGGTGCGGGGAGCAACGTCATCTTCATCGACCCCGAGCACGACCTCGTCGCCGTCGTCCGCTGGATCGACAAGGCGAGCCTGGACGGCTTCGTGAAGCTCCTGGTAGAGAGCGTCAGATCCTAG